A genomic stretch from Patescibacteria group bacterium includes:
- a CDS encoding aminoacyltransferase, protein MEIKEIKEKEVWQTFISSFEMAPFLQSWEWGDFQESLGRKIWRLGFFKNDQLIGITLLIRMLLPIKKSYLYCPRGPILRENNIETIKIFFRKINDLAKKENIIFLRFEPLDNFQVSIFNFSFKKINDLQPSKTILLDLTKSEKEILENMHPKTRYNIKLAEKKGVRIKIGQSEEEIEIFLKLLSQTAQRDRFQTHPFNYYRKMFRLDKNFIKLFFAEYQGKIIAGNLMIFFADTATYLHGASDHQHRNVMAPYLLHWTAIKEAKRLCLKYYDFWGIDEKKWPGVTRFKKGFGGEIKEYPGTFDSIFNYFWYRLYQLGRILKKI, encoded by the coding sequence ATGGAAATTAAAGAAATTAAAGAAAAAGAAGTTTGGCAGACTTTTATTTCTTCCTTTGAAATGGCGCCATTTCTTCAAAGTTGGGAATGGGGTGATTTTCAAGAAAGCTTAGGTCGAAAAATTTGGCGATTAGGATTTTTTAAAAACGATCAATTAATTGGCATCACTCTTCTGATAAGAATGTTATTACCAATAAAGAAAAGCTATCTATATTGTCCGCGCGGACCTATTTTAAGAGAGAATAATATTGAGACAATAAAAATATTTTTTAGAAAAATTAACGATTTGGCCAAAAAAGAGAATATTATCTTTCTGCGTTTCGAGCCACTAGACAATTTTCAAGTTTCAATTTTCAATTTTTCGTTTAAAAAAATTAACGACCTCCAACCTTCAAAGACTATTTTACTTGATTTGACCAAATCCGAAAAGGAAATTTTAGAAAATATGCATCCAAAAACAAGGTATAATATAAAATTGGCAGAGAAGAAGGGAGTGAGAATCAAAATTGGTCAAAGTGAAGAAGAGATTGAAATCTTTTTAAAGCTTTTATCCCAGACAGCCCAGCGGGATAGGTTCCAGACTCACCCTTTTAATTACTATCGAAAAATGTTTCGATTAGATAAAAATTTTATCAAACTTTTTTTCGCTGAATATCAAGGAAAAATAATTGCCGGTAATTTAATGATTTTTTTTGCTGATACCGCTACCTATCTTCACGGCGCTTCTGATCATCAACACCGAAATGTAATGGCTCCTTACCTATTACATTGGACAGCAATCAAAGAAGCTAAACGATTATGTTTAAAATATTATGATTTTTGGGGGATTGATGAAAAAAAATGGCCAGGTGTAACGCGTTTTAAAAAAGGGTTTGGAGGAGAAATCAAAGAATATCCTGGTACTTTTGACTCTATTTTTAACTATTTTTGGTATAGACTCTATCAATTGGGAAGAATTTTGAAAAAAATATAA
- a CDS encoding serine hydroxymethyltransferase, giving the protein MKNLTKTDPKLAKIIRNEIRRQQNGLVLIASENFASQAVLKALGSPLTNKYSEGYPGRRYYGGNQFIDEIENLAIERAKKLFLPESEWKNWQVNVQPYSGSPANFAVYAALLQPGDKLMGMTLSHGGHLTHGHKVSFSGKFFTPIQYGLDPKTHLLNYEEILKLAKKEKPKIIVCGYTAYPRKIDFKKFGQIAKKVNAILMADIAHLAGLIAARVYPSPFPYADVVTMTTHKTLRGPRGAIIFAKNKYAEAINKAVFPGLQGGPHDNNTAAIAVALGEALKPSFRKYARQIINNARALVKSLEKNGLKIISGGTDSHLLLIDLTETGIFGREAEKLLEEVCIYVNRNTIPYDQRSPFDPSGLRLGTPALTTRGMKEKEMKLIGKMIAKIILNPKSKKIKKEIKKEVQNLTKKFPLYQNL; this is encoded by the coding sequence ATGAAAAATTTAACCAAAACTGATCCAAAATTGGCCAAAATTATTAGAAATGAAATTAGGCGGCAGCAAAATGGTCTAGTTCTAATTGCTTCGGAAAATTTTGCCTCTCAAGCAGTTTTAAAGGCTCTTGGCTCGCCTTTAACTAATAAATATTCTGAAGGCTATCCAGGACGAAGATACTATGGTGGCAATCAATTTATTGACGAGATAGAAAATTTAGCCATTGAAAGAGCGAAAAAACTTTTTTTACCAGAATCAGAGTGGAAAAATTGGCAAGTTAATGTCCAGCCATATTCTGGTTCGCCGGCTAATTTTGCTGTTTATGCGGCTCTACTTCAGCCAGGTGACAAATTAATGGGTATGACCCTTTCTCATGGTGGTCATTTAACCCACGGCCATAAAGTTAGTTTTTCGGGAAAATTTTTCACTCCCATCCAATACGGTCTCGATCCAAAAACTCATCTTTTAAATTACGAGGAAATTTTAAAATTAGCTAAAAAGGAAAAGCCAAAAATAATTGTCTGTGGCTATACGGCTTATCCGAGAAAAATTGATTTTAAAAAATTTGGCCAAATTGCCAAAAAGGTTAATGCCATTTTGATGGCCGATATCGCTCACCTGGCCGGTTTAATTGCTGCGAGAGTCTATCCATCTCCTTTTCCTTACGCTGATGTTGTCACGATGACTACTCATAAAACCCTGCGAGGACCAAGGGGGGCGATCATTTTTGCTAAAAATAAATATGCTGAAGCCATTAACAAAGCTGTCTTTCCCGGCCTTCAGGGCGGGCCACATGATAACAATACCGCCGCGATAGCCGTGGCTTTAGGCGAAGCCCTAAAACCAAGCTTTAGAAAATATGCACGCCAAATTATCAACAATGCTCGCGCCCTTGTCAAATCATTGGAAAAAAATGGTTTGAAAATTATCAGCGGTGGCACTGATTCTCATTTACTTTTAATTGATCTAACCGAGACAGGAATTTTTGGCCGAGAAGCAGAAAAATTATTAGAAGAGGTCTGTATTTATGTCAATCGAAACACCATCCCTTACGATCAGCGTTCGCCATTTGATCCTTCTGGTTTGCGTTTAGGAACGCCTGCTCTGACTACCAGGGGTATGAAGGAAAAAGAAATGAAATTGATTGGTAAAATGATAGCGAAAATAATTTTAAACCCAAAATCAAAAAAGATAAAAAAAGAGATAAAAAAAGAGGTTCAGAATTTAACAAAAAAATTTCCTCTTTATCAAAATTTATGA
- a CDS encoding bifunctional 5,10-methylenetetrahydrofolate dehydrogenase/5,10-methenyltetrahydrofolate cyclohydrolase, with protein sequence MKLLLGEPIAEKIYQEIKEEMARFKIKPGLAVIMVGKNEASQVYVGLKEKTAKRLGFTFKKFLFSSKISEKKIIKLIKSLNKNKKIHGLIVQLPLPKNLHPLKIIRSILPEKDIDGFHPKTKFISPIHQAILKLLSFYKIKIKNKKIAILANSLIFAQPLARMLRNKGAKVKIILKNNYSPYSPEYRKCLKRADILIIAIGKPKFLKKEMVKNKAVIVDIGYSRVKKKAVGDVDFESCAQKVSALSPVPGGVGPLTVAYLMRNVLKAAKN encoded by the coding sequence ATGAAATTACTGCTCGGTGAACCTATTGCGGAAAAAATTTATCAAGAAATAAAAGAAGAAATGGCTAGGTTTAAAATAAAACCTGGCCTAGCGGTGATAATGGTTGGCAAAAACGAGGCTTCACAAGTTTACGTTGGATTAAAGGAAAAAACAGCTAAAAGACTAGGTTTTACTTTTAAAAAATTTTTATTTTCGTCAAAAATATCAGAGAAAAAAATTATTAAACTGATTAAAAGTCTAAATAAAAATAAAAAAATTCATGGCCTTATTGTCCAATTACCCCTACCTAAAAATTTGCATCCTTTAAAAATTATACGTTCAATTTTGCCGGAGAAAGATATCGATGGGTTTCATCCGAAAACAAAATTTATTTCTCCGATTCATCAAGCAATTTTAAAACTTTTATCTTTTTATAAAATTAAAATAAAAAATAAAAAAATAGCAATTTTGGCTAATTCTTTAATTTTCGCCCAACCGTTGGCTAGAATGCTAAGAAATAAAGGAGCGAAGGTCAAAATAATTCTCAAAAATAACTATTCCCCATACTCGCCCGAATATAGAAAATGTCTAAAAAGGGCTGACATTTTAATTATTGCTATTGGAAAACCGAAATTTTTAAAAAAAGAAATGGTCAAAAACAAAGCTGTCATTGTTGATATCGGCTATTCACGAGTTAAGAAAAAAGCCGTTGGTGATGTTGATTTTGAAAGTTGTGCGCAAAAAGTTAGCGCTCTTTCTCCGGTGCCAGGCGGCGTTGGTCCTTTAACTGTGGCTTATTTAATGAGAAATGTTTTAAAAGCCGCAAAAAATTAA
- the amrA gene encoding AmmeMemoRadiSam system protein A — MENNFSEKERKALLKIARNSIEFYLKYRKIPQIQTSGSEKLKEKRAVFVTLKKDEELRGCIGHLEPQYPLGEAVARMAVAAAVGDNRFLPITLEELSKIKIEISILSPLKKISHPSQIKLGEHGVIIKRGFQGGTFLPEVAKEFNYNLEEFLNVLCLRKAGLPADAWCDPETEIYIFTTIKIKE; from the coding sequence ATGGAAAATAATTTTTCAGAAAAAGAAAGAAAAGCATTGTTGAAAATAGCGCGAAATTCAATTGAATTTTATTTGAAATATAGAAAAATACCTCAAATTCAAACTAGTGGATCTGAAAAACTGAAAGAAAAAAGAGCCGTTTTTGTTACTTTAAAAAAAGATGAAGAATTACGAGGTTGTATTGGTCATTTAGAACCCCAATATCCTTTAGGGGAAGCAGTCGCGAGAATGGCTGTGGCGGCGGCTGTCGGAGACAACCGCTTTTTACCCATCACTTTAGAAGAATTATCAAAAATAAAAATCGAAATTTCCATCCTTTCTCCTCTAAAAAAAATTTCTCATCCCTCTCAGATCAAATTAGGTGAGCATGGTGTTATTATCAAACGCGGTTTTCAAGGCGGCACCTTTTTACCAGAAGTGGCGAAAGAATTTAATTACAATTTAGAAGAATTTCTAAATGTTTTATGTCTCCGTAAGGCAGGACTACCAGCTGATGCCTGGTGTGATCCTGAAACAGAGATTTATATTTTTACGACCATCAAAATAAAAGAGTGA
- a CDS encoding divalent-cation tolerance protein CutA, whose protein sequence is MILVYATFPNKKSVEQVIKKILRKKLAVCINYWSIDSKYLWMQKIEKAKEWAIMIKTLKKNYRKIEELIKKNHPYQIPAIFSWSLEKVERNYLKWLKKTIKI, encoded by the coding sequence ATGATTTTAGTCTACGCCACCTTTCCTAATAAAAAGTCAGTCGAACAAGTAATAAAGAAAATTTTAAGGAAAAAATTAGCAGTCTGTATTAACTATTGGTCAATCGATTCAAAATATCTATGGATGCAAAAAATTGAAAAAGCAAAAGAATGGGCGATAATGATAAAAACTTTAAAGAAAAATTATCGAAAGATTGAAGAATTGATCAAGAAAAATCATCCTTATCAAATTCCTGCTATTTTTTCTTGGTCATTAGAGAAAGTTGAAAGAAATTATTTAAAGTGGCTAAAAAAAACAATAAAAATATAA
- a CDS encoding AAA family ATPase, protein MYLEVIPLIEKNGQLKLGGQGKIIDYVLKMKEIPQKYLMDRRVKKGEINKKIIDQLAKIVAKFHQKAKTSKKISYFGSLKIIQKNWQENFSQTRSFIGRTVSQKDFYFIKKSVEEFIKKNKKLFQQRIGEKKIRDCHGDLHTRNIFVTPKKIYIFDCIEFNDRFRYQDVVNEIAFLAMDLDFLNRKDLSDYFVKKYIESSHEKNLTKLLLFYKCYRAYVCGKVLSFRLGERNLSWWRKLFYQKISQRYFRLARKYVQEWQKPILILGAGLPGIGRSTRLKLLAKKIKAKILDSDLIRRQIFQKPKYDFKSKLLVYQKMMRKAEKFLKQGKKVILDATFSLKIYRQLAIDLVRKLKISYFVIEFYCPKKVAKKRLEKRDREKSISEANWQVYQKIKKEFEPIQEKENYLKINTALPLEESVNRIIQYF, encoded by the coding sequence ATGTATTTAGAAGTAATACCTCTGATTGAGAAAAATGGTCAATTAAAATTAGGTGGCCAAGGTAAGATTATTGATTATGTTTTAAAGATGAAAGAAATTCCGCAAAAATATTTAATGGATCGTCGGGTTAAAAAAGGAGAAATTAACAAAAAAATCATTGATCAATTAGCCAAAATCGTTGCTAAATTTCATCAAAAAGCCAAAACTTCAAAAAAAATTTCTTATTTCGGTTCTTTAAAAATTATTCAAAAAAATTGGCAGGAAAATTTTTCCCAGACCCGATCATTTATTGGCAGAACAGTTTCTCAAAAAGATTTTTATTTCATTAAAAAATCAGTGGAAGAATTTATTAAAAAAAATAAGAAATTATTTCAACAAAGAATTGGTGAGAAAAAGATTCGCGACTGTCATGGCGATCTCCACACGAGAAATATTTTTGTCACGCCAAAGAAAATTTATATTTTCGACTGCATTGAATTTAATGATCGTTTTCGCTATCAAGACGTGGTCAACGAAATTGCCTTTTTGGCTATGGATTTAGATTTTTTAAACCGAAAAGATTTATCAGATTATTTTGTCAAAAAATATATTGAATCTTCTCATGAGAAGAATTTGACAAAACTGCTTTTATTTTATAAATGTTATCGCGCCTATGTTTGTGGTAAAGTTCTCAGTTTCCGGTTGGGGGAAAGAAATTTGTCATGGTGGCGAAAATTGTTTTATCAAAAAATTAGCCAGAGATATTTTAGATTGGCTAGAAAATATGTTCAGGAATGGCAAAAACCGATTTTAATTCTTGGCGCTGGCTTACCAGGCATCGGTCGGAGTACACGCTTAAAACTTTTAGCCAAAAAAATTAAGGCGAAAATTTTAGATAGCGATCTTATCCGTCGTCAGATTTTTCAAAAACCAAAATATGATTTTAAAAGCAAGTTATTAGTTTATCAAAAAATGATGAGAAAGGCGGAAAAATTTCTCAAACAAGGTAAGAAGGTGATTTTAGACGCCACCTTTTCTTTAAAAATTTATCGTCAATTAGCTATAGATTTAGTCAGAAAACTAAAAATTTCCTATTTTGTTATTGAATTTTATTGCCCTAAAAAAGTCGCCAAAAAAAGATTAGAAAAGAGAGATAGAGAGAAATCAATTTCTGAAGCAAATTGGCAAGTTTATCAAAAAATAAAAAAAGAATTTGAACCGATTCAAGAAAAAGAAAATTATCTTAAAATTAACACTGCTTTACCCTTAGAGGAATCTGTCAATAGAATTATCCAATATTTTTGA
- a CDS encoding epoxyqueuosine reductase QueH: MKLVLHTCCAICGIYLADFFRNRSEKTFLYFYNPNIYPPEEYQRRLEATKKMAEIYHLDFLAGEDDSAFWWQQIKGLEKEPEGGKRCEICFQMRLEKTAQLAKTLNYDTFATTLGISPYKKLFLINHLGNKIAQKFGLNFFSLTEENKKNFWSKSRVLAKKFNFYHQKYCGCLFSWQQR, translated from the coding sequence ATGAAATTAGTCCTTCACACTTGTTGTGCAATTTGCGGAATTTATTTAGCTGATTTTTTTAGAAACCGGTCAGAAAAAACCTTTCTTTATTTTTATAATCCTAATATCTATCCACCCGAAGAATACCAAAGAAGATTAGAAGCGACAAAAAAAATGGCAGAAATTTATCATTTAGATTTTTTAGCTGGTGAGGATGACTCAGCTTTTTGGTGGCAACAAATAAAAGGTTTAGAAAAAGAGCCAGAAGGCGGTAAAAGATGTGAAATTTGCTTTCAAATGAGATTAGAAAAAACCGCTCAACTCGCCAAGACACTTAACTATGATACCTTTGCGACAACTTTAGGCATCAGTCCTTATAAAAAATTATTTTTAATCAATCATTTAGGCAATAAAATTGCTCAGAAATTTGGCTTGAATTTCTTTTCTTTGACTGAAGAAAATAAAAAAAATTTTTGGTCAAAATCTCGAGTTTTGGCTAAAAAATTTAATTTTTATCATCAAAAATATTGCGGTTGTTTATTTAGCTGGCAACAAAGATGA
- a CDS encoding nitroreductase family protein produces MIDFWQTIKKRHSVRSFDSKKDVADKDLQKIIEAAKMAPSAGGIYPTDFIVVRDQKTKKQIAKAALGQYFISEAPLVIVVAVDVEKTASRYGERGRNLYVIQDSAAATENLILAATALGLGTCWVGAFDENEIAKILQLKQSFRPLAIIPVGYEKQLN; encoded by the coding sequence ATGATAGATTTTTGGCAAACAATTAAGAAAAGACATTCAGTTCGTTCCTTTGATTCTAAAAAAGATGTGGCCGACAAAGATCTTCAAAAAATTATTGAAGCGGCAAAAATGGCACCGTCGGCTGGTGGAATTTATCCAACAGATTTTATTGTTGTTCGTGATCAAAAAACAAAAAAACAAATTGCTAAAGCAGCTCTTGGTCAGTATTTTATTTCTGAAGCACCGTTGGTCATTGTTGTTGCAGTTGATGTCGAAAAAACAGCTTCAAGATATGGCGAGCGCGGTCGGAATCTGTACGTCATTCAAGATTCAGCAGCGGCCACAGAAAATTTAATTTTAGCCGCTACCGCCTTAGGATTAGGAACTTGTTGGGTTGGGGCTTTTGATGAAAATGAAATTGCCAAAATTTTGCAATTAAAACAATCATTTAGACCATTAGCCATTATTCCGGTGGGCTATGAAAAACAATTAAATTGA
- the queA gene encoding tRNA preQ1(34) S-adenosylmethionine ribosyltransferase-isomerase QueA, with translation MNLEDFNYSLPKNLIAQKLIYPRDHSRLMVLERKNKKIGHHYFFEIGRFLKEGDVLVLNRSKVFPARLHGRKTSGGRVEIILLRPEKKEFSQPLRENLWRVIGRPRLKVGQRLIFSSKLEAEIIKDLKPEKLIKFSQKGENLEKLIYQLGKTPTPPYIQPKIQDSVLRKQYQTVYAEEIGSAAAPTAGFHFTKKLIQKLKNQGVRFEKITLHIGRATFEPIKGEKIPDAIPEEFAVIEKKTSQRLNQAKKEGRRIIAVGTTVVRTLEGFAKNGWLTAGKKFVDLFIYPGYQFKFIDGLITNFHLPRSTNLILVATFAGKNFLLKAYQEAVRKKYRFYTFGDAMFIF, from the coding sequence ATGAACCTTGAAGATTTTAATTATTCATTGCCAAAAAACTTAATTGCTCAAAAGTTAATTTATCCAAGAGACCACTCCCGTCTCATGGTTTTAGAGAGAAAAAATAAAAAAATTGGTCATCATTATTTTTTTGAAATTGGAAGATTTTTAAAAGAAGGAGATGTTTTAGTTTTGAATCGATCAAAAGTCTTTCCGGCTCGTCTTCATGGTCGAAAAACGAGCGGTGGACGGGTAGAGATAATTTTATTAAGACCAGAAAAAAAAGAATTCTCTCAGCCTTTAAGAGAAAATTTATGGCGAGTCATCGGTCGACCAAGATTAAAGGTTGGTCAAAGATTAATTTTTTCTTCAAAACTTGAAGCAGAAATTATAAAAGATTTAAAGCCAGAAAAATTGATAAAATTTAGCCAAAAAGGAGAAAATTTAGAAAAACTAATTTATCAATTAGGCAAAACACCTACCCCTCCTTATATTCAGCCAAAAATTCAAGATTCAGTTTTAAGAAAGCAGTACCAAACTGTTTATGCTGAAGAAATTGGCTCAGCTGCTGCGCCAACAGCCGGTTTTCACTTTACAAAAAAGTTAATTCAAAAATTGAAAAATCAAGGTGTTCGGTTTGAGAAAATTACTCTTCATATTGGACGCGCTACTTTTGAACCAATTAAAGGGGAAAAAATTCCCGATGCCATTCCTGAAGAATTCGCAGTGATTGAGAAAAAAACTTCTCAACGTCTTAATCAAGCAAAAAAAGAGGGACGGCGAATTATTGCTGTCGGGACGACCGTTGTTCGAACGTTGGAAGGTTTTGCAAAAAATGGTTGGTTAACAGCGGGCAAAAAATTTGTTGACCTTTTTATTTATCCTGGCTACCAATTTAAATTTATTGATGGTTTAATTACAAATTTTCACTTACCTCGCTCAACAAATCTGATTTTAGTGGCTACCTTTGCCGGTAAAAATTTTCTTTTAAAAGCCTATCAAGAGGCCGTTCGTAAAAAATATCGCTTTTATACTTTTGGTGATGCGATGTTTATCTTTTAA
- a CDS encoding metallophosphoesterase family protein — MKIGILSDIHSNLEACKAVIFELEKKKIEKIWHLGDIVGYGPNPNECIELIRKKKIISLAGNHDLAVIKKIGVEFFNPYAALAIKINTSEISQENKKFLENLPLTLKPEENIILTHGSIRDPIWEYLMEIYQAKENFCFFQEKICFVGHSHLPMIFEKRDNKIYQFRFPPDKTFLKFEKNSRYIINPGSVGQPRDQNPKASFIIFDNEFLTLEYHRVEYDYQRTQEAMKSKGFHSFLIERLAIGY; from the coding sequence GTGAAAATAGGTATTTTATCAGATATCCATTCAAATTTAGAAGCTTGTAAGGCAGTAATCTTTGAATTAGAAAAAAAGAAAATTGAAAAAATTTGGCACCTAGGTGATATTGTTGGTTATGGGCCAAATCCGAATGAATGTATTGAATTGATTAGAAAGAAAAAAATAATTTCTTTAGCTGGTAATCATGATTTAGCAGTTATCAAAAAAATTGGCGTAGAATTTTTTAATCCTTATGCTGCTTTAGCAATAAAAATTAATACTTCTGAAATTTCTCAAGAAAACAAAAAATTTTTAGAAAATCTACCCTTAACTTTAAAACCAGAAGAAAATATTATTCTAACCCATGGTTCAATTCGTGATCCAATCTGGGAATATCTAATGGAAATTTATCAAGCCAAAGAAAATTTCTGTTTTTTTCAAGAAAAGATTTGTTTTGTTGGCCATTCTCATTTGCCTATGATTTTTGAAAAAAGAGATAACAAAATTTATCAATTTCGGTTTCCGCCGGATAAAACGTTTCTAAAATTTGAAAAAAATTCTCGTTATATTATTAATCCCGGTTCAGTTGGCCAGCCACGTGATCAAAATCCAAAAGCCAGTTTTATTATTTTTGACAACGAATTTTTGACTTTAGAATATCATCGGGTAGAATATGATTATCAAAGGACCCAAGAAGCAATGAAGAGTAAAGGTTTCCACAGTTTTTTAATTGAGCGACTTGCTATTGGTTATTGA
- a CDS encoding RMD1 family protein, which translates to MELKPKKEIKEIKAIELAKNFEIKEIYTRFRKMFTVISYNPSYIYFAVYPKRKQYLLVLKYGVVVLINNSEIFEKRILSLIEPLIKEKSLYNFEKIKIVVDTRSLENKVLFDRVILFKEDEKYGEILAILLAQSLALEAYERKVDKLLVEFSQSFQNLAFTLKRIFSPGISKIVTEIQETIFLHQDLIANLEILDKPETAWEKKEYNDLYFDFSQELELPERISILEQKISLLKGNMTTILEIVNARRLEILELIIIILILISVIQGIFYFK; encoded by the coding sequence ATGGAACTAAAACCAAAAAAAGAGATTAAAGAAATCAAAGCCATTGAGTTAGCTAAAAATTTTGAAATTAAAGAAATTTATACTCGCTTTCGCAAGATGTTTACCGTTATCTCTTACAATCCAAGCTATATTTATTTTGCCGTCTATCCGAAAAGAAAACAATATCTCCTAGTTTTAAAGTATGGAGTCGTTGTTTTAATTAATAACTCAGAAATTTTTGAAAAAAGGATTCTTTCTTTGATTGAGCCATTGATAAAAGAAAAGTCACTTTATAATTTTGAAAAAATTAAAATTGTCGTTGACACAAGGTCTCTAGAAAATAAAGTTTTATTTGACCGAGTAATTTTATTTAAAGAAGACGAAAAATACGGAGAAATTTTAGCCATTCTCCTGGCCCAATCATTAGCTTTAGAAGCCTATGAAAGAAAGGTTGACAAACTTCTTGTTGAATTTTCACAAAGTTTTCAAAACTTAGCCTTTACTTTAAAAAGAATTTTTTCGCCAGGCATTTCGAAAATTGTTACCGAAATTCAGGAAACAATTTTTCTTCACCAAGATTTGATTGCTAACCTAGAGATTTTAGATAAACCAGAAACAGCTTGGGAGAAGAAAGAATACAATGATCTTTATTTTGATTTCTCTCAAGAACTTGAATTGCCAGAAAGAATTTCAATTTTAGAGCAAAAAATTTCTCTTTTGAAAGGGAATATGACCACTATTTTAGAGATTGTTAATGCTCGTCGTTTAGAAATTTTAGAATTAATTATCATTATTTTGATTTTAATCTCAGTTATTCAAGGGATTTTTTATTTTAAATAG
- a CDS encoding aminotransferase class I/II-fold pyridoxal phosphate-dependent enzyme — MGNFSRQCFKKFSACGTRIGVLASKNKRVIESAIKFAQARLSLPMVEQLAVVPLLENSQKYLKKIIFEYKKRRDIVFQEMRTIPEVITVEPKGAFYLFVKIPWLKDSDHFAEWLLTKFADQGKTVLVAPGTGFYATPKGGRDEFRIAFVLSSSKLKEAMKILKKGLEKYRNNTTLL; from the coding sequence GTGGGTAATTTTAGTAGACAGTGTTTCAAAAAATTCTCGGCCTGTGGGACGCGAATTGGTGTTTTAGCCAGTAAGAATAAAAGAGTTATTGAGTCGGCGATAAAATTTGCCCAAGCCAGACTTTCTTTACCAATGGTTGAACAGTTAGCCGTTGTTCCTCTTTTAGAGAATTCTCAGAAATATCTTAAAAAAATTATTTTCGAATATAAAAAAAGAAGAGATATAGTCTTTCAAGAGATGAGGACTATTCCCGAGGTAATTACTGTTGAGCCGAAAGGGGCTTTTTATTTATTCGTCAAAATTCCATGGCTCAAAGATTCGGATCATTTTGCTGAGTGGTTGTTGACGAAATTTGCCGATCAAGGAAAAACAGTTTTAGTTGCCCCAGGGACTGGTTTCTATGCCACGCCAAAGGGTGGTAGAGACGAATTTCGCATTGCCTTTGTTTTATCAAGTTCAAAACTTAAAGAAGCAATGAAGATTTTAAAAAAAGGACTAGAAAAATATAGAAATAATACCACCCTACTTTGA
- a CDS encoding aminotransferase class I/II-fold pyridoxal phosphate-dependent enzyme, with translation MVVTIGASEAILFAFATICQPGEEIIVFEPFYTNYNGYASMTGIKLKPIKTLAENGFHLPDRKEIERKINGKTKGIIICNPNNPTGTVYKKEELNIISKIAKKYNLFIITDETYREFVYDGEKHYSMMNFPEISQWVILVDSVSKNSRPVGRELVF, from the coding sequence GTGGTGGTGACGATTGGTGCTAGTGAAGCCATTCTATTTGCCTTTGCTACCATTTGTCAACCAGGCGAAGAAATTATTGTTTTTGAACCTTTCTATACTAATTATAATGGTTATGCCTCAATGACTGGTATTAAGTTAAAACCAATTAAGACTTTAGCAGAAAATGGTTTTCATTTGCCCGATAGAAAAGAAATTGAAAGAAAAATTAATGGAAAAACAAAAGGTATCATTATTTGTAATCCAAACAATCCGACCGGTACTGTTTATAAGAAAGAGGAATTGAACATAATTTCTAAAATTGCTAAAAAATATAACCTCTTTATTATAACCGACGAGACTTATCGTGAGTTTGTTTATGATGGCGAAAAACATTATTCAATGATGAATTTTCCAGAGATTTCTCAGTGGGTAATTTTAGTAGACAGTGTTTCAAAAAATTCTCGGCCTGTGGGACGCGAATTGGTGTTTTAG